From a single Nitrospirota bacterium genomic region:
- a CDS encoding copper-translocating P-type ATPase: protein MAHDEHKGHGDHHAHMVEDFRKRFRISLIITIPILALSPMIHHFLGLGESLRFPGDMYVLFVLSSFVFFYGGYPFLRGLVDEAKERKPGMMTLVAVAISAAYVYSSAIVFGLPGMDFFWELATLVDIMLLGHWLEMRSVMGASRALEELARLMPSEAHKLMPGGGTQDVPLATLAAGDRVLVKPGEKVPADGDVVEGESSVNEAMLTGESKPVHKKAGGKVIGGAINGEGSLVVEVRKTGSDSFLSQVMELVRQAQESKSRTQDLANRAAFWLTIIALGGGAVTLGAWVGIMNRDLAFSLERTVTVMVIACPHALGLAVPLVVAVSTALSASNGLLIRDRAAFERGRNIQAIIFDKTGTLTEGRFGVTDLLVLSGDIGERELAKYAASIEAHSEHPLAKGIVSSFPETYPVEGFRAIPGKGAEGRANGRDIKVVSPGYLRLQGMAVADERIERLSSQGKTVIFVVVDGSVKGAIALADIIRPESGKAVSLLKDMGIRCIMLTGDNRLVAKWVAEETGLDEYFAEVLPQDKAAKVKEVQSRGLVVAMTGDGVNDAPALAQADVGIAIGAGTDVAVETADIILVRSNPLDVVAIIGLARATYRKMVQNLAWATGYNAFAIPLAAGVLYNYGILLSPALGAVLMSLSTIIVAINARFLKLKR from the coding sequence ATGGCGCATGATGAGCATAAAGGCCATGGCGACCATCACGCCCACATGGTCGAGGACTTCAGGAAGCGCTTCCGGATATCGCTGATCATCACCATTCCCATCCTCGCCCTCTCGCCGATGATACACCACTTTCTGGGGCTCGGCGAGAGCCTGCGGTTTCCCGGCGATATGTACGTCCTCTTTGTCCTTTCCTCGTTCGTCTTCTTTTACGGCGGCTATCCGTTCCTGAGGGGGCTCGTCGACGAGGCGAAGGAGAGGAAGCCGGGCATGATGACCCTCGTCGCCGTGGCGATCTCGGCGGCGTACGTCTATAGCAGCGCCATCGTCTTCGGGCTGCCCGGGATGGACTTTTTCTGGGAGCTCGCCACCCTCGTCGATATCATGCTCCTCGGCCACTGGCTCGAGATGCGGTCGGTCATGGGCGCTTCGCGCGCGCTCGAGGAGCTTGCGCGGCTCATGCCTTCGGAGGCGCACAAGCTCATGCCCGGCGGCGGGACGCAGGACGTGCCGCTCGCCACGCTCGCAGCAGGCGACAGGGTGCTGGTGAAGCCCGGCGAGAAGGTCCCCGCGGACGGCGATGTGGTCGAGGGAGAGTCCTCGGTGAACGAGGCGATGCTCACCGGCGAATCGAAGCCGGTGCACAAGAAGGCGGGCGGCAAGGTGATCGGCGGCGCGATCAACGGCGAGGGGTCGCTCGTGGTCGAGGTGCGGAAGACCGGGAGCGATTCGTTCCTCTCGCAGGTGATGGAGCTGGTGCGGCAGGCGCAGGAGAGCAAGTCGAGGACGCAGGACCTGGCGAACCGCGCCGCCTTCTGGCTGACGATCATCGCCCTCGGCGGAGGAGCGGTGACGCTCGGCGCATGGGTGGGCATCATGAACAGGGATCTCGCCTTCTCTCTCGAACGGACCGTGACGGTGATGGTGATCGCCTGTCCCCATGCCCTCGGGCTCGCCGTGCCGCTGGTGGTCGCGGTCTCGACCGCGCTCTCGGCCTCGAACGGGCTCCTGATACGGGACCGGGCCGCCTTCGAACGGGGAAGAAACATACAGGCGATCATCTTCGATAAGACCGGCACGCTCACGGAAGGGAGGTTCGGCGTCACCGACCTGCTCGTCCTTTCGGGTGATATCGGCGAAAGAGAGCTCGCGAAGTATGCGGCGTCGATCGAGGCGCATTCGGAGCATCCCCTCGCCAAGGGCATCGTCTCGTCGTTCCCGGAGACGTACCCGGTCGAGGGGTTCAGGGCGATCCCCGGCAAGGGCGCCGAGGGGAGGGCGAACGGCAGGGATATCAAGGTCGTGAGCCCGGGATACCTGCGGCTGCAGGGCATGGCGGTTGCCGATGAGCGCATCGAGCGGCTTTCCTCGCAGGGCAAGACCGTCATCTTCGTGGTCGTCGACGGCAGCGTGAAGGGCGCTATCGCCCTCGCCGACATCATCAGGCCCGAGTCCGGGAAAGCGGTCTCGCTGCTGAAGGATATGGGGATACGCTGCATCATGCTCACCGGCGACAACCGGCTGGTCGCGAAATGGGTGGCGGAAGAGACCGGTCTCGACGAGTATTTCGCCGAGGTGCTCCCCCAGGACAAGGCCGCGAAGGTGAAGGAGGTGCAGTCGCGGGGGCTGGTGGTCGCGATGACCGGCGACGGGGTCAACGACGCCCCGGCGCTCGCGCAGGCCGATGTCGGCATCGCGATCGGCGCGGGCACCGATGTGGCGGTCGAGACCGCCGACATCATATTGGTGAGGAGCAATCCTCTCGATGTGGTGGCGATAATCGGTCTGGCCCGCGCCACCTACCGGAAGATGGTCCAGAACCTCGCCTGGGCCACAGGGTACAACGCCTTTGCCATTCCGCTTGCGGCAGGGGTGCTCTACAACTACGGCATCCTGCTCAGCCCTGCCCTGGGCGCAGTACTCATGTCGTTGAGCACCATCATCGTCGCGATCAACGCGAGGTTTTTGAAGCTCAAGCGATAG
- a CDS encoding inorganic phosphate transporter: MHEIVIFTVVLAVLFDISNGWNDSANAIATVVSTRMLTPVQAVLLAATMNIIGAFLTTAVAKTIGKGVVDPKAVTEVVVASALFAGFAWNAAMTWLGLPVSASHALIGGLIGAAVSYGGVSILNISGIVKIFAALITSPLMGILFGFAFMKLILRWFGTLPAGAINQYFGRLQILSSAFMALSHGSNDAQKVMGIITLSLVSGGYLQSVEVPFWVVLICALAMGLGTALGGWKVIKTMGMNMLKLEPIHGFAAEASATAIILGASQMGLPVSTTHVISTSIMGVGATKRLSAVRWGVAGKILLAWIFTLPACAVFAWALCKAALSL; encoded by the coding sequence ATGCATGAAATAGTCATCTTCACCGTTGTGCTCGCCGTCCTCTTCGATATCAGCAACGGCTGGAATGATTCCGCCAACGCCATCGCCACGGTCGTCTCCACCCGTATGCTGACCCCCGTCCAGGCGGTCCTGCTCGCTGCGACCATGAACATCATCGGCGCCTTCCTGACGACCGCCGTGGCAAAGACGATCGGCAAGGGCGTCGTCGATCCCAAAGCGGTGACGGAGGTGGTCGTCGCCTCGGCGCTCTTCGCGGGGTTCGCATGGAATGCGGCCATGACCTGGCTCGGCCTGCCGGTCAGCGCATCGCATGCCCTGATCGGGGGGCTGATCGGCGCCGCCGTATCCTACGGAGGGGTGAGCATACTCAATATCTCGGGGATAGTGAAGATATTCGCGGCGCTGATCACGTCGCCCCTCATGGGAATTCTCTTCGGGTTCGCCTTCATGAAGCTCATTCTCAGGTGGTTCGGTACGCTCCCTGCCGGCGCGATCAACCAGTATTTCGGGAGGCTGCAGATACTCTCTTCGGCGTTCATGGCCCTCAGCCACGGCTCGAACGACGCCCAGAAGGTCATGGGGATCATAACCCTGTCCCTGGTGAGCGGCGGCTACCTGCAGTCCGTGGAGGTGCCGTTCTGGGTCGTCCTCATCTGTGCTCTGGCGATGGGGCTCGGCACAGCGCTCGGGGGATGGAAGGTCATCAAGACGATGGGGATGAACATGCTCAAGCTCGAGCCCATCCACGGCTTCGCAGCAGAGGCGTCGGCTACGGCGATCATCCTCGGCGCGAGCCAGATGGGACTTCCGGTGAGCACGACCCATGTGATCTCCACTTCCATTATGGGAGTGGGTGCAACGAAACGGCTCTCCGCAGTGCGCTGGGGGGTCGCCGGAAAGATCCTGCTCGCCTGGATCTTTACCCTGCCCGCCTGTGCCGTCTTTGCGTGGGCCCTCTGCAAAGCGGCTCTTTCCCTGTAA
- the malQ gene encoding 4-alpha-glucanotransferase produces the protein MQSYEALIDELAAVCDIIPEYWDAFGTRHVASLETKRAILGAMGMDISSPGSLAGEIGKVKGRPWNLFVEPVTVISVNEQPFALPVYIPVAEGEERRVTLSWSVADEAGRREEFVLPGEALTVAGQHWIDGVRYIKVFIRDAAPRAIGYYFLSVACAHPEPVFPGESTVLQKPTRIIVAPDRCYLPPALEEGKTWGLYANLYAVRSGRQWGIGDFADLKELLRAVAGAGGGFVGINPLHAIPNKRPYGTSPYSPISRLYKNFIYLDMDSIPDVAESEEAQVILRSEVFTRELQELKSAALIDYQKIAFIKRTILTYAFEQFYGQHYLKNTERGRAFKQYVKDEDRPLEAYAVFQALWEHMNTRLRVYEWQDWPPEYHNPDSSAVRDFRNENGREVLFYQYIQWLIDLQHRETAALAASLGMTVGIYHDLAIGSIGGGSNGWSYQNLIAGPIDVGAPPDEFNASGQNWNFPPIIPERLRETGYEFFTDIIRKNITYNGALRIDHALGMFRLFWIPRGRPPLEGAYVAYPVEDLLRIIALESVRNRAVIVAEDLGTVGENVHKMLLRFRMLSYRLLYFERTYPDPSFVRPGAYPEIALCAVTTHDLPTLYGYWAGRDIEVKKELSLFTGDEQYRRYVQDRERDKGLLLQALAAEGLLPEGLSTDPAAVPHMTDDLCRAIYRYLARTPCKLLAVSLDDFIGTLNQQNMPGTTGEYPNWMQRTPFTIEQIAPDGHLASFAEAFRENGRGYRRTATLPS, from the coding sequence ATGCAATCGTATGAGGCGTTGATCGATGAACTGGCGGCGGTGTGCGATATCATCCCCGAGTACTGGGATGCCTTCGGCACGAGGCATGTCGCTTCCCTCGAGACGAAGAGGGCGATCCTCGGCGCGATGGGAATGGATATCAGCTCTCCCGGGAGCCTTGCCGGGGAGATCGGGAAGGTAAAAGGGCGACCGTGGAACCTCTTTGTCGAGCCGGTCACGGTTATCTCGGTCAATGAGCAGCCGTTTGCCCTCCCCGTTTATATCCCTGTGGCCGAGGGAGAGGAACGCCGCGTGACGCTGTCGTGGTCGGTAGCGGACGAGGCGGGCAGGAGGGAGGAGTTCGTCCTGCCGGGCGAGGCGCTCACTGTTGCCGGCCAGCACTGGATCGACGGTGTCCGGTATATAAAGGTCTTCATAAGGGATGCCGCCCCCCGTGCTATCGGCTACTATTTCCTCTCGGTCGCCTGCGCCCATCCCGAGCCCGTGTTCCCCGGCGAAAGCACTGTTCTCCAGAAGCCGACCCGCATCATTGTAGCCCCGGACCGCTGCTATCTTCCCCCTGCGCTGGAGGAGGGCAAGACCTGGGGGCTCTATGCCAACCTTTACGCGGTCCGTTCCGGGCGGCAGTGGGGGATCGGTGATTTTGCGGATCTCAAGGAGCTCCTGAGGGCCGTTGCCGGTGCGGGCGGCGGTTTTGTGGGGATCAACCCGCTCCACGCCATCCCCAACAAGAGGCCTTACGGCACCAGCCCCTATTCTCCCATCAGCCGTCTGTACAAGAATTTCATCTACCTCGATATGGACAGCATCCCCGACGTGGCCGAGTCGGAGGAAGCGCAGGTGATTCTCCGCTCGGAGGTCTTCACCAGGGAGCTTCAGGAGCTGAAGAGCGCGGCGCTCATCGATTACCAGAAGATCGCCTTTATAAAGAGGACCATCCTCACGTATGCCTTCGAACAGTTTTACGGGCAGCACTACCTGAAGAATACCGAACGGGGCAGGGCGTTCAAGCAGTATGTCAAGGACGAAGACCGGCCCCTCGAGGCCTATGCCGTTTTCCAGGCGCTCTGGGAGCATATGAATACGCGGCTGAGGGTTTACGAATGGCAGGACTGGCCTCCCGAGTACCATAATCCCGACAGCAGCGCAGTGCGGGATTTCAGGAATGAGAACGGCCGGGAGGTGCTCTTCTACCAGTACATCCAGTGGCTCATCGATCTCCAGCACCGCGAAACGGCCGCACTCGCCGCATCCCTCGGCATGACGGTAGGGATTTACCACGACCTCGCTATCGGTTCGATAGGCGGGGGGAGCAACGGCTGGAGCTACCAGAACCTCATCGCCGGACCGATCGATGTCGGCGCTCCCCCGGACGAATTCAACGCCAGCGGACAGAACTGGAATTTCCCGCCCATAATCCCTGAGCGGCTGCGCGAGACGGGTTATGAATTCTTTACGGACATCATTCGGAAGAACATAACGTATAACGGCGCCCTCAGGATCGATCACGCCCTCGGCATGTTCAGGCTCTTCTGGATCCCCCGGGGCAGGCCTCCCCTGGAAGGAGCGTACGTGGCGTATCCGGTGGAAGACCTGTTGCGCATCATCGCGCTCGAGAGCGTCAGGAACAGGGCGGTGATCGTCGCCGAGGACCTCGGCACTGTGGGAGAGAATGTTCACAAGATGCTCCTGAGGTTCCGCATGCTTTCGTACCGCCTGCTCTACTTCGAGCGCACCTATCCCGACCCCTCGTTCGTGCGTCCCGGGGCATACCCCGAGATCGCCCTCTGCGCCGTCACCACCCACGACCTGCCGACCCTGTACGGGTACTGGGCCGGCCGTGATATCGAGGTGAAGAAAGAGCTCAGCCTCTTCACGGGCGACGAGCAGTACCGGCGGTATGTACAGGACCGCGAGAGGGACAAGGGCCTCCTGCTGCAGGCCCTTGCTGCGGAAGGGCTCCTGCCCGAAGGACTTTCCACGGACCCCGCAGCGGTGCCGCATATGACGGACGATCTCTGCCGGGCCATATACCGCTATCTTGCCCGCACCCCCTGCAAACTGCTGGCGGTCAGCCTCGATGACTTCATCGGGACGCTGAACCAGCAGAACATGCCGGGGACCACCGGCGAGTATCCCAACTGGATGCAGAGGACGCCCTTCACCATCGAACAGATCGCCCCGGACGGACATCTCGCCTCCTTTGCGGAGGCCTTCAGGGAGAACGGAAGGGGATACCGCCGCACGGCAACCCTGCCGTCGTAA
- the pstC gene encoding phosphate ABC transporter permease subunit PstC, whose product MLQKKNPVDFAFSLITALASLTVIVLIGGIFVVLWQESSLSIRKFGVIDFLLSTDWNPVTESFGAATAIYGTAVTTLLALLMAIPAAIGIAIFVTEIAPDFLKGPIGIAIELLAAIPSIIYGMWGLFTLAPIMANYIEPALQKSIGALPGVGILFQGTPMGIDLFTASVILSIMIIPFTASIARDSFTLTPSVVKESAYAIGATKWEVVKNVVLPYSKLGVFGGVALSLGRALGETMAVAFVLGNNHQITTSLFDAAATITVTLANEFTEADTDVYLSSLFYLALVLFALSFIVLAVAKFFLLKAERRYSR is encoded by the coding sequence ATACTGCAGAAAAAGAACCCGGTCGATTTCGCGTTCTCTCTCATCACCGCTCTTGCGTCGCTGACGGTGATCGTGCTGATCGGCGGGATCTTCGTGGTGCTGTGGCAGGAGTCTTCCCTCTCGATCCGGAAGTTCGGCGTTATCGACTTCCTCCTCTCTACCGACTGGAACCCGGTGACCGAATCGTTCGGCGCCGCGACCGCGATATACGGAACGGCCGTCACCACTCTTCTCGCGCTCCTCATGGCCATACCCGCCGCCATAGGGATCGCGATATTCGTCACCGAGATCGCCCCTGATTTCCTGAAAGGGCCGATCGGGATCGCCATAGAGCTCCTGGCCGCGATCCCGAGCATCATTTACGGCATGTGGGGGCTCTTTACCCTCGCCCCGATCATGGCGAACTATATCGAGCCGGCGCTCCAGAAGAGCATCGGCGCGCTCCCCGGGGTCGGCATCCTCTTCCAGGGGACCCCTATGGGCATCGACCTCTTCACGGCGAGCGTCATCCTGAGCATCATGATCATTCCCTTTACCGCCAGCATAGCGAGAGACTCGTTCACCCTGACGCCCTCCGTGGTCAAGGAGTCGGCCTACGCGATCGGCGCTACGAAGTGGGAGGTGGTGAAGAACGTCGTCCTCCCCTATTCGAAGCTGGGCGTCTTCGGCGGGGTCGCCCTCTCCCTGGGGAGGGCGCTCGGCGAGACCATGGCCGTAGCGTTCGTGCTGGGGAACAACCACCAGATAACGACCTCGCTGTTCGACGCTGCCGCGACGATCACCGTGACGCTCGCCAACGAGTTCACCGAGGCGGATACCGATGTGTATCTCTCCTCGCTCTTCTATCTCGCCCTGGTGCTCTTCGCGCTGAGCTTCATCGTCCTCGCCGTAGCGAAATTCTTCCTCCTCAAGGCGGAACGGAGATATTCCCGATGA
- the pstS gene encoding phosphate ABC transporter substrate-binding protein PstS codes for MRAVAGIIAALIVAATFSIAQAEDILNGAGASFPAPLYQAWAYEYNKATGAKLNYQSIGSGGGVRQIAGRTVDFGASDDPMTPEELKKDRLLQFPAVIGGVVPVVNIPKVKAGELRLDAASLCRIFLGEIKHWDDPAIKALNPKLALPHTEITVVHRSDGSGTTAIFTNYLSETCPAWKAKVGEGKAVKWPVGIGGKGNEGVANYVKRTQSSIGYVEFAYAKQNKLNHAQLKNRAGSFVEPGFDSFEDAADSGDFDPKKDFHTWLNNTPGKTAWPIAGATFILLAKDKSEANRKTVRFFDWAFKNGDATAKNLTYVPLPQKLKDKVRAYWKANNLY; via the coding sequence ATGAGAGCAGTGGCAGGAATCATCGCAGCGCTGATCGTCGCAGCGACGTTCTCGATAGCACAGGCAGAAGACATACTGAACGGGGCAGGGGCGTCGTTCCCCGCGCCGCTGTACCAGGCGTGGGCCTATGAATACAACAAGGCTACCGGCGCGAAGCTCAACTACCAATCGATCGGCTCGGGAGGAGGAGTCCGCCAGATCGCCGGCAGGACCGTGGATTTCGGCGCATCGGATGACCCGATGACGCCCGAAGAGCTCAAAAAAGACAGGCTGCTCCAATTCCCGGCGGTCATCGGCGGCGTCGTCCCGGTTGTCAATATCCCCAAGGTAAAAGCGGGCGAGCTGCGGCTCGATGCAGCGTCGCTCTGCAGGATATTCCTCGGGGAGATAAAGCACTGGGACGATCCCGCGATCAAAGCGCTGAACCCGAAGCTCGCGCTGCCGCACACCGAAATCACCGTCGTCCACCGGTCGGACGGTTCGGGGACCACCGCGATCTTCACCAACTACCTGAGCGAGACCTGCCCTGCATGGAAGGCGAAGGTCGGCGAAGGCAAGGCGGTGAAGTGGCCTGTCGGCATCGGCGGCAAGGGTAACGAAGGGGTAGCGAATTACGTGAAGAGGACGCAGAGCTCGATCGGCTATGTCGAGTTCGCCTATGCAAAACAGAACAAGCTGAACCACGCCCAGCTGAAGAACCGGGCGGGCAGCTTTGTCGAGCCGGGCTTCGACAGCTTCGAAGATGCGGCTGATTCCGGGGATTTCGATCCGAAGAAGGACTTCCATACGTGGCTCAACAATACTCCCGGGAAGACCGCCTGGCCCATAGCAGGGGCGACGTTCATCCTCCTGGCGAAGGACAAGAGCGAGGCGAACCGGAAGACCGTTAGATTTTTCGATTGGGCGTTCAAGAACGGCGACGCGACGGCGAAGAACCTTACCTACGTCCCGCTCCCCCAAAAACTCAAGGACAAGGTGCGCGCCTACTGGAAGGCGAACAACCTTTATTGA
- a CDS encoding lysophospholipid acyltransferase family protein, whose protein sequence is MTVMVLKLQRIALLLLLQLAFLALGASVSILPFAAKERRLRIASRCMRWWARIGCLLLGIRVTATGAFDRDAVYFLASNHCSYLDILVIGSIMPAVFVSKSEVGSWPVAGWLARLAGTVFVERQSKASSLPAIGEVKSRIASGVSVIIFPEGTTNDGKTIREFKSTFFHVPAEMPVPVLPVSLLYARINGQPVTAEAKDPIAWYGEMPLLPHFWNLVGIRSIDARVHFSPPLSPRIRASSFQERKELASRAEAAVRAGYLLLRDSA, encoded by the coding sequence ATGACGGTGATGGTGCTCAAATTACAGAGAATAGCCCTGCTGCTCCTTCTGCAGCTCGCCTTCCTCGCGCTCGGCGCGTCGGTAAGCATCCTCCCTTTTGCGGCAAAGGAGAGGAGATTGAGAATCGCTTCGCGCTGCATGCGGTGGTGGGCCCGGATCGGCTGCCTACTCCTCGGTATACGGGTAACGGCAACCGGCGCCTTTGATCGGGATGCGGTCTACTTTCTGGCGAGCAACCACTGCAGCTACCTCGATATTCTCGTCATCGGCAGCATCATGCCCGCGGTATTCGTCTCGAAGAGCGAGGTCGGTTCGTGGCCTGTAGCCGGCTGGCTGGCGCGGCTTGCCGGGACCGTGTTCGTCGAACGGCAGTCAAAGGCCTCGTCGCTCCCGGCGATCGGGGAAGTAAAGAGCCGCATCGCGAGCGGCGTCAGCGTCATCATCTTCCCTGAAGGGACGACGAACGACGGGAAGACGATCCGGGAGTTCAAGAGCACCTTTTTTCATGTGCCGGCGGAAATGCCGGTCCCGGTGCTCCCGGTGAGCCTCCTGTATGCGCGGATCAACGGACAGCCGGTGACCGCGGAGGCGAAAGACCCGATCGCCTGGTACGGGGAAATGCCCCTGCTCCCCCATTTCTGGAATCTTGTCGGGATACGGAGCATCGACGCGCGCGTCCACTTCAGCCCGCCGCTCTCCCCTCGCATTCGGGCCAGCAGCTTCCAGGAAAGAAAGGAGTTGGCCTCCCGGGCCGAAGCTGCGGTCAGGGCCGGGTACCTTCTCCTGCGGGATTCCGCATAG
- a CDS encoding SHOCT domain-containing protein has protein sequence MHWGWNYHGWGWGMGLLMVVFWILVIIGIVYLVKAVAGTGRGRGLEDETPLDILKKRYAKGEISKEEFEEKKKDIR, from the coding sequence ATGCATTGGGGCTGGAATTACCACGGATGGGGGTGGGGCATGGGCCTGCTCATGGTGGTCTTCTGGATACTGGTCATCATCGGGATCGTCTACCTCGTGAAAGCGGTCGCCGGCACGGGACGGGGGAGAGGGCTCGAGGATGAGACGCCGCTCGATATCCTCAAGAAACGGTACGCGAAAGGCGAGATAAGCAAAGAGGAGTTCGAAGAGAAGAAGAAGGATATCCGGTAA
- a CDS encoding bacteriophage holin, translating into MRFKPVALGVSLGIVWGGVLFITTWISYFTGYGTLFLQVMGGSIYPGYSISPAGSIIGLLYGFIDMLVFGALFGWIYNKVARV; encoded by the coding sequence ATGCGCTTCAAACCTGTTGCATTAGGCGTGAGTCTCGGTATTGTATGGGGAGGCGTGCTGTTCATAACGACCTGGATATCCTATTTCACCGGGTACGGAACCCTGTTCCTCCAGGTGATGGGAGGCTCGATCTACCCGGGGTATAGCATCTCCCCTGCCGGCAGCATTATAGGGCTGCTCTACGGCTTTATCGATATGCTCGTCTTCGGCGCTCTCTTCGGGTGGATTTACAACAAGGTCGCCCGGGTATAG
- a CDS encoding DUF47 family protein, which yields MIRKLFPKEIDFFELFDRAAANIARGASLLVELMENFDRLEELSKEIYEVEQEGDMLTHDIMKKLNKTFITPIDREDLHSLASRLDDVIDLIWSAVDRMNVFRIRESTPEAASMAKDLLAITEVIHRTIRKLKEKNYSHVQEFCIEINRLENRIDRDFRDALGKLFDEVKDPVLIIKWKEIYEHLEDASDRCEDVANILEAIVLKHA from the coding sequence ATGATCAGAAAATTATTCCCTAAAGAAATAGATTTCTTCGAGCTCTTCGACAGGGCTGCGGCGAATATCGCGAGGGGAGCCTCGCTCCTCGTCGAGCTCATGGAGAACTTCGACAGGCTCGAGGAGCTCTCAAAGGAGATCTACGAGGTCGAGCAGGAAGGCGATATGCTGACGCATGATATCATGAAGAAGCTCAACAAGACCTTCATCACCCCTATCGACCGGGAGGACCTCCATTCCCTCGCCTCACGGCTGGACGATGTCATCGACCTCATCTGGAGCGCCGTCGACAGGATGAACGTCTTCAGGATCAGGGAGAGCACCCCGGAAGCGGCCTCGATGGCCAAGGACCTCCTCGCCATTACCGAGGTCATCCACAGGACCATACGGAAGCTCAAGGAGAAGAACTATTCCCATGTGCAGGAGTTCTGCATCGAGATCAACAGGCTCGAAAACAGGATCGACAGGGATTTCAGGGATGCGCTGGGGAAGCTCTTCGACGAGGTGAAAGATCCCGTCCTGATCATAAAGTGGAAAGAGATCTACGAGCACCTGGAGGACGCCTCGGACCGCTGTGAGGATGTCGCGAATATCCTGGAAGCCATAGTCCTCAAGCATGCATGA
- a CDS encoding DUF1059 domain-containing protein: MAETSTKGRTRLLRCRDAGMMGPFCDYIAEGETDEEVLRLARIHAKTHNEREITEEELKGWRTKISDKEQG; the protein is encoded by the coding sequence ATGGCGGAAACCAGCACGAAGGGGAGAACGAGGCTGCTCCGGTGCAGGGATGCCGGTATGATGGGGCCTTTTTGCGACTACATTGCTGAAGGTGAAACCGATGAAGAGGTGCTGCGACTTGCCCGTATCCACGCCAAGACCCATAACGAGCGGGAAATCACGGAAGAAGAGCTCAAAGGCTGGAGAACGAAGATAAGCGATAAAGAACAGGGTTGA
- a CDS encoding DUF1566 domain-containing protein, with protein MNARAYLQTGQVTCHDTLGCPVPCTGSGQDAEFKRGVPWPAPRFEQKDGVVSDRLTGLVWTEDANPAELPLTWQEALDLIADMNREKALGFTDWRLPNRRELRSLMSHQTRKPALPEAHPFRNIFSGWYWTSTTAAINTAYAWYVHTEGARMFYGNKEQFFLLWPVRGEGYDLLPRTGQVQCYDASGRLIPCAGSGQDGELRAGLAWPEPRFETAGDGVIDRLTNLCWMRTADLTGRHETWSDALEAVEELNRSSGGSTAWRLPNINELESLVDCSTHHPALPDGHPFAEVKEAYWSSTTSMFEPDWAWALYLDKGAVGVGQKRGAHFSVWAVCGAVD; from the coding sequence ATGAACGCCCGTGCTTATCTGCAAACAGGCCAGGTGACGTGCCACGATACGCTCGGCTGCCCGGTTCCCTGTACAGGCAGCGGGCAGGATGCGGAATTCAAGAGAGGCGTACCATGGCCGGCCCCGAGATTCGAACAGAAGGACGGCGTGGTTTCAGACCGCCTCACCGGCCTGGTGTGGACAGAGGACGCCAACCCTGCCGAGCTCCCTCTGACCTGGCAGGAGGCGCTGGACCTCATCGCCGATATGAACCGTGAAAAAGCGCTCGGCTTCACCGACTGGCGGCTCCCCAACCGCCGCGAGCTCAGGAGCCTCATGAGCCACCAGACCAGGAAACCCGCCCTGCCGGAAGCGCATCCCTTCAGGAACATTTTTTCGGGATGGTACTGGACCTCGACCACCGCAGCGATCAATACCGCGTATGCCTGGTATGTTCATACGGAAGGTGCACGTATGTTTTACGGGAACAAGGAGCAGTTCTTCCTGCTCTGGCCCGTGCGCGGCGAAGGATACGATCTTTTGCCCCGTACCGGCCAGGTGCAGTGTTACGACGCGTCCGGCCGCCTCATCCCGTGTGCAGGCTCGGGCCAGGATGGAGAGCTCCGTGCAGGGCTCGCATGGCCCGAGCCCCGGTTCGAGACCGCCGGGGACGGGGTGATCGACCGTCTTACCAATCTATGCTGGATGAGAACGGCGGACCTGACCGGCAGGCACGAGACATGGAGCGACGCGCTCGAAGCGGTGGAGGAGCTCAACCGGAGCTCAGGGGGAAGTACCGCCTGGCGATTGCCGAACATCAATGAGCTCGAATCGCTGGTGGATTGCAGTACGCATCATCCCGCATTACCGGACGGCCATCCGTTCGCCGAGGTCAAGGAGGCGTACTGGTCATCGACCACGAGCATGTTCGAGCCTGACTGGGCATGGGCCCTCTATCTCGACAAGGGCGCTGTCGGTGTCGGCCAGAAGCGGGGCGCTCATTTCTCCGTGTGGGCAGTGTGCGGCGCCGTTGATTGA